Proteins encoded in a region of the Flammeovirga yaeyamensis genome:
- the alaS gene encoding alanine--tRNA ligase codes for MDAKSIRRTFLEFFQSKQHAIVPSAPLVIKNDPTLMFTNAGMNQFKDYFLGNKAAEDTRVADTQKCLRVSGKHNDLEEVGIDTYHHTMFEMLGNWSFGDYFKKEAIEWGWELLTEVYKLPKDRLYVTVFEGDEGDGTELDQEAIDIWKGLIDEDRIIPANKKDNFWEMGETGPCGPCSEIHIDLRNDEERAKVDGLSLVNEDHPLVVEIWNLVFMQFNRKADGSLVSLPNKHIDTGMGFERLCMAIQKKESNYDTDVFQPMIQFLAAKSGKAYGEDEKIDIAIRVISDHIRAISFAIADGQLPSNNKAGYVIRRILRRAVRYGYTFLEFNKPFMYELVDILSDQFEETFPEVISQRDFIKKVVMQEEQAFLRTLEKGLSILQKAMDGASDKTIAGKEAFTLYDTFGFPLDLTQLIASENGFTVDTAGFDAAMKEQKDRARAASASEKGDWIDVNDGDSVEFLGYDALESDASILRYREVTEKKKTIIQLVLDQTPFYAESGGQVGDKGTLVSGDETITIFDTKKENDLIIHFANKLPSNPAAPVMAKVDASRRSLTENNHSATHLLHAALQEVLGDHVAQKGSLVNEKHLRFDFSHFQKVEAEEIEKIEKIVNQRIRQNIQLNEQRNVPIEEAKAMGATALFGEKYGDFVRVITFDSDYSVELCGGTHVPATGKIGLFKITAESSVAAGVRRIEAITADAAEEYVDEQITLLQEIKELLKAKDPKKAVADLVEAKAALSKEVETLRNKELQAVKNELASKVVAKDGFNFIAAKVSVANAQGLKQLAYDLKAVVENMFLILAADVDGKPQVAVMIDEELVKSKDLHAGQIVKELAKEIKGGGGGQPFFATAGGKDITGLDAVVVKAQELV; via the coding sequence GTTCCTGGAGTTTTTCCAGAGCAAGCAGCACGCCATCGTTCCTTCGGCACCACTTGTAATTAAAAACGATCCTACGTTGATGTTTACTAACGCAGGTATGAATCAGTTCAAAGATTACTTCTTAGGAAACAAAGCCGCCGAGGACACACGTGTCGCCGATACTCAAAAATGTTTACGTGTATCTGGTAAACACAACGATTTGGAGGAAGTGGGTATTGACACTTACCACCATACAATGTTCGAAATGCTAGGTAACTGGTCTTTCGGAGATTATTTCAAAAAAGAGGCAATTGAGTGGGGTTGGGAACTTCTTACTGAAGTTTACAAGCTACCAAAAGATAGATTATATGTTACAGTATTCGAAGGTGATGAAGGCGACGGTACTGAACTAGATCAAGAAGCTATTGATATCTGGAAAGGGTTAATCGACGAAGACAGAATTATCCCTGCTAACAAAAAAGATAACTTCTGGGAAATGGGTGAGACAGGTCCTTGTGGTCCTTGTTCTGAAATCCATATTGACCTTCGTAACGACGAGGAAAGAGCAAAAGTAGATGGTCTTTCTTTAGTCAATGAAGATCACCCACTAGTGGTAGAGATCTGGAACCTTGTATTTATGCAATTCAACCGTAAAGCGGATGGTTCTTTAGTTTCTCTTCCTAACAAACATATCGATACAGGTATGGGATTCGAACGTTTATGTATGGCGATTCAAAAGAAAGAATCGAACTACGATACAGACGTATTCCAACCAATGATTCAATTCTTGGCTGCTAAGTCGGGTAAAGCGTATGGTGAGGACGAAAAGATAGATATCGCTATCCGTGTGATCTCTGACCACATTCGTGCAATTTCATTTGCTATTGCAGATGGTCAATTACCTTCGAACAACAAAGCAGGTTATGTAATCCGTCGTATCCTTCGTAGAGCGGTACGTTACGGTTATACTTTCTTGGAGTTCAACAAGCCATTCATGTATGAGTTGGTGGATATTCTTTCAGACCAATTCGAAGAAACTTTCCCTGAGGTAATTTCTCAAAGAGATTTCATCAAGAAAGTAGTGATGCAAGAGGAGCAAGCTTTCTTAAGAACATTGGAGAAAGGTTTATCTATTCTTCAAAAAGCAATGGACGGTGCATCGGACAAAACGATTGCAGGTAAAGAAGCCTTCACTTTATACGATACATTCGGTTTCCCTCTTGATTTAACACAATTGATCGCTTCTGAAAATGGATTCACTGTAGATACAGCAGGATTCGATGCAGCTATGAAAGAGCAAAAAGACAGAGCTCGTGCAGCATCAGCTTCAGAAAAAGGCGATTGGATTGATGTAAATGATGGTGACTCAGTAGAATTCTTGGGTTACGATGCATTAGAATCAGACGCTTCTATCTTACGTTACCGTGAAGTAACAGAGAAGAAGAAAACAATTATACAATTAGTACTTGATCAAACTCCTTTCTATGCAGAAAGTGGTGGACAAGTAGGTGATAAAGGTACTTTAGTTTCTGGGGATGAGACGATCACTATCTTCGATACGAAGAAAGAAAACGATTTGATTATCCACTTCGCTAACAAATTACCTTCTAACCCAGCTGCTCCTGTAATGGCTAAAGTAGATGCTTCGCGTAGATCTCTAACAGAGAACAACCACTCGGCAACTCACTTATTACACGCTGCTCTACAAGAAGTATTGGGCGATCACGTAGCTCAAAAAGGTTCATTGGTCAACGAAAAACACTTACGTTTTGACTTCTCTCACTTCCAAAAAGTGGAAGCGGAAGAAATCGAAAAGATTGAGAAAATCGTTAACCAAAGAATCCGTCAGAATATCCAATTGAACGAGCAAAGAAACGTTCCTATCGAAGAGGCAAAAGCAATGGGTGCTACTGCATTATTCGGTGAGAAATACGGTGACTTCGTTCGTGTAATCACTTTCGATAGCGATTACTCAGTAGAACTTTGTGGTGGTACACACGTTCCTGCTACAGGTAAAATTGGTTTATTCAAAATTACTGCTGAATCATCAGTTGCTGCAGGTGTACGTCGTATTGAGGCAATTACTGCAGATGCTGCTGAAGAATATGTAGACGAGCAAATCACTTTACTACAAGAGATTAAAGAGCTATTAAAAGCGAAAGATCCTAAGAAAGCAGTAGCTGACTTAGTAGAAGCTAAAGCAGCTTTATCTAAAGAAGTAGAAACGCTTCGTAACAAAGAGTTACAAGCAGTGAAAAACGAATTAGCTTCTAAAGTAGTAGCTAAAGACGGCTTCAACTTTATTGCAGCTAAAGTTTCAGTAGCAAATGCTCAAGGATTAAAGCAATTGGCATACGACCTAAAAGCAGTTGTAGAGAACATGTTCTTGATCTTAGCTGCAGATGTAGACGGTAAGCCTCAAGTAGCTGTAATGATCGATGAAGAATTAGTGAAATCTAAAGACCTTCACGCTGGTCAAATCGTTAAGGAATTAGCGAAAGAGATCAAAGGTGGCGGAGGTGGACAACCTTTCTTCGCCACTGCAGGTGGTAAAGACATTACAGGCTTGGATGCTGTTGTAGTGAAAGCACAGGAGTTGGTATAA
- a CDS encoding Lcl C-terminal domain-containing protein — MIKRYIILLNAFLILFIGTSYTLNRGSKNNLKYPIVGTNQTKSFDNKKVIDLPKKGDAFYGQNANHLGNSPQYQDNNDGTITDLVTGLMWQKSLDHNGDGKIDVNDKLSYKDIIKEVNKANTGGYNDWRLPTIKELYSLIMFDGQDLNPQANNSGNIKPFINTDYFDFAYGDASAGERLIDVQCVTSTIHEGELTLIYGVNFADGRIKGYGQKLHGKAKKFNYFLVRGNEAYGENDFKDNNNGSISDVNTGLMWQKSDARESMTWKEALKYAEESDLGGYSDWRLPDAKELQSIVDYERANHSSGAPAIHPIFDITSIKNEKNENDYAFFWSSTTHERQGKNGGGAAVYFAFGKSLGNMPKRPEGRGPNGKNRTMGPPPREENNQISNLPANWIDIHGPGSQRSDPKSGNPSKFKDGKGPQGDAVRIYNSVRLVRNI; from the coding sequence ATGATAAAAAGATATATAATACTGCTCAATGCCTTTCTGATTCTATTTATTGGTACTTCTTATACATTAAATAGAGGATCAAAAAACAATTTAAAATATCCTATTGTAGGAACGAATCAAACCAAATCATTTGATAATAAAAAGGTAATTGATTTGCCAAAAAAAGGAGATGCATTTTATGGCCAAAATGCTAATCACCTTGGAAACAGTCCACAATATCAAGATAATAATGACGGAACTATTACCGACCTAGTCACGGGATTAATGTGGCAAAAATCTTTAGATCACAATGGGGATGGTAAGATTGATGTTAACGATAAATTATCCTATAAAGACATTATCAAAGAAGTCAATAAGGCAAATACAGGCGGATACAACGATTGGAGATTACCTACGATAAAAGAATTGTATTCTCTCATCATGTTTGATGGTCAAGATCTAAATCCTCAAGCAAATAATTCAGGCAATATAAAACCATTTATAAATACAGATTACTTCGATTTTGCTTATGGTGATGCTTCCGCTGGCGAACGATTAATTGATGTTCAATGTGTAACATCTACAATACACGAAGGAGAATTAACACTAATATATGGCGTTAATTTCGCCGATGGGCGTATTAAAGGTTATGGTCAAAAATTACATGGAAAAGCTAAAAAATTTAATTACTTCCTTGTTCGAGGAAATGAAGCATATGGAGAAAACGATTTTAAAGACAATAACAACGGTAGCATCTCTGATGTTAATACTGGATTAATGTGGCAAAAAAGTGATGCTAGAGAGAGTATGACTTGGAAAGAAGCTCTTAAGTATGCTGAAGAAAGTGATTTAGGAGGGTATTCTGATTGGCGACTACCTGATGCTAAAGAACTACAAAGCATCGTTGACTATGAAAGAGCCAACCACTCTTCTGGAGCTCCTGCTATTCATCCAATATTTGATATTACCTCAATTAAAAACGAAAAAAATGAGAACGATTACGCTTTCTTTTGGAGTAGTACTACCCACGAAAGACAAGGAAAAAATGGTGGAGGAGCTGCTGTCTATTTTGCTTTTGGAAAGTCATTAGGAAATATGCCAAAACGACCAGAGGGACGTGGACCCAATGGAAAGAATAGGACAATGGGACCTCCACCTAGAGAAGAGAATAATCAAATCTCTAATCTACCTGCAAATTGGATAGATATACATGGTCCGGGAAGTCAAAGAAGTGATCCAAAATCGGGTAATCCTTCAAAATTTAAAGATGGAAAAGGGCCACAAGGAGATGCCGTAAGAATTTATAACAGTGTCAGATTAGTCAGAAATATTTAG
- a CDS encoding energy transducer TonB — protein sequence MKQLILTILCSLYVVFSFAQDKIFLTKHKYVTKDENNAKYYILSEEGNFNGQTFEHSVYYLNGQLYQFYNTEKPKFNSSEMGLFISYFENGNKMEEGDYLDYEKVGVWKKYHENGQLNLEYEMKYIEDPASQKMLLINGWDNTGVQTLTFGTGYIRFNTLKSNVIHSGDGELRITVEGNVKKALKDGLWKGKLSSGDKYFEENYLRGELIRGVSWDINTNEYTYSEIEEMASYPGGLSKLYRFIGKKLRYPSIAKKNGIQGKVFVKFIVLESGEITNHKVVKGVHSSLDEEALKVMKMVKDWIPAKLRGQKTKQIFVLPISFKLGGYY from the coding sequence ATGAAACAATTGATTCTGACTATTCTATGCTCTTTATATGTAGTTTTTTCTTTTGCACAGGATAAAATATTTTTAACGAAACATAAATATGTTACCAAAGATGAAAATAATGCAAAATATTATATTCTATCAGAAGAAGGCAATTTTAATGGACAAACCTTTGAACATTCTGTCTATTATTTAAATGGTCAATTATATCAATTTTATAATACAGAAAAACCAAAATTTAATAGTTCAGAAATGGGGTTATTTATTTCTTATTTTGAAAATGGGAATAAAATGGAGGAAGGAGATTACCTCGATTATGAAAAAGTAGGAGTTTGGAAAAAATACCATGAAAATGGGCAGTTGAATTTAGAATATGAAATGAAATATATCGAAGATCCAGCTTCACAAAAAATGCTATTAATTAATGGATGGGATAATACTGGAGTTCAAACATTGACTTTTGGGACAGGGTATATTCGGTTCAATACTTTAAAATCAAATGTTATACACAGTGGTGATGGAGAGCTTAGGATTACTGTTGAAGGCAATGTAAAAAAGGCTTTAAAAGACGGCTTATGGAAAGGAAAGTTATCATCTGGTGATAAATATTTTGAGGAAAATTATTTAAGAGGGGAATTAATTAGAGGTGTCAGTTGGGATATTAACACGAATGAATACACTTATTCTGAAATAGAAGAAATGGCTAGTTACCCAGGAGGTTTATCAAAACTATATAGATTTATAGGAAAAAAATTAAGATACCCATCAATCGCTAAGAAAAATGGAATCCAAGGTAAAGTCTTTGTTAAGTTTATTGTTCTTGAATCAGGTGAAATAACTAATCATAAAGTAGTGAAAGGCGTACATTCATCACTTGATGAAGAGGCCTTAAAAGTAATGAAAATGGTAAAAGATTGGATACCTGCAAAACTTAGAGGTCAGAAGACGAAACAAATATTTGTATTGCCAATTAGTTTCAAGCTTGGAGGATATTATTAA
- a CDS encoding alpha-2-macroglobulin family protein — translation MKSIFLIIKRLFFLFSFFIFCQSTWGQKLLESRQTSVHTYVFQLSQEEAKTIYKEGVSEIDETYFHTLVDSFATDGYYAKNLPEGHYLYAFAKGGELESSVVTVENLDVFIVQNSTDLIVQLFDINGALVTDAEVKVKNKTLRFDKKLKAFVDKKSDKKGLLEVTYKGFTTYRNLEKDIKYSRFRRGINNVLFRSPLKYVTIPVNFIIHIPVDGVKSIFRRGTYGTISRIKYFSIRTFERVACIFDDYYCNGGSYYSKKYHGYFTLSQPKYKPGDTLKLKAFITNKKGKPIKGNVHLFIRDGYGYRSSNKKPVKMIVPYVKGGYSFEFPLDSLNLTLDKRYTLSLETEYEDEFLSTYFYFEDYELGKNKLHVRTDSEKQYKGEDLKMYIKGTDENDLQLMDARVEIDVISRNVLNYFDDSVFIKNKITSIKKDLKPQGETEVIIPDSLFENVNMKYTVKVKMFTSDNENIIEKRDFHYFSKEKYFDISLQADSIHFDYFENGKSKAEKVEITAYDNFGNQTSIFEGELPFATAVSSYYSDYKMKNDSLSSYLRLHQESPMLSCYTHRTSDSVFIQIDNPRKLPFDYHIYKKNNKKAEGYSDSLNYAKKAAHLQNYYIMLNYLWGGEMKTENYLIPIAEKKLNVEVKEPSLIYPGQKAEIEVLVTDYKGKPVKNVDVTAYSLTNKFDAQAPELNDLSKRKKDKKLINNFSVNDIETNNCSLTMDYPTWNALAGLDSIEYYQFLYPSDSMYYTSYPVEDSVTQFAPFITNNGKVEPIKVVYVDGKPAYFSFTSVAKPYSILVSSGKHNLRIRTERQEIHIDSVYFEKGKKTIISAANEHGNERIQVREKLTFPTSSEENNLKRYLFSFRNTFNGKYAFLENYDELHLLGTSLAKSKNKRFTTGPVLGDYKFNLINEYETHFNQDYQFEFEFGNQLLKMREVKRYEFGLDNWDFQLDDEVYTLEKINKMWEQEVALSKIKIPTYRNPSSTEEGKGTLNFKLETYGERKNDLLLNVVMMKNDDINFIRVYQGGKKEYSIRNLEEGGYKLILFFNGEKYHIEDEVWVKKDGINYYSFDFPREFKKDNFSKEVSKIIEKIIFEPSQNYYKKQERLESITKSYQREYGYTGEGKVVSGYVLEKDTNEPLPGVNVLIEGTTYGTATDFDGYYELRTPYSGILEFNYIGYEFVEIDLMDRSTIDVLLEPSLEQLDEIVVIGYGTQKKYEITGSVSSVTSRSLYGQVAGVSVNATPGSSPNITIRGVSSTAKSGEPLVIINGKVFTGDFASINKNNITSIEILSAEKAGGIYGTRAVHGVMIISMSDEEVAKMGLKLEDKKVEDQLIVQSDATNSLRDNFSDNAFWQPQLTTDKDGKVKFEVVFPDDITKWDTHYLAMNNKKQTGQVSSAIKSYKPLMTQLNLPRFLVAGDTAMVLGKTLNYSPSTVNVSVDFSVDDQNIIQKEMEIEDIHIDTVSVTSKADSLHLKYTINTSSGYFDGEKRSIPVFPIGLEKAKGTFSVLDGDTTIQLSFDDNESKVQLYATSDYLNIVEDEVRSLISYRYLCNEQLASKLKAHLAQMKIAKFKGKKYKKEGDIKRIIKKIVERADKKYRWGWWPNSASSQWITQHVLEALQEAERLGFKVEIDKEVITDDLVYRLAVSKSKHQRITLIETLSLLNAKVDYQKWIDEIYEMGKLDLYQKLQLMKVQAQSSLSYSMDTVAAFKQVTIFGNYFYSDTTKQYHYTWRNPIVNNDVQNTLLVYQILKLDSVNDHSSELKKMRNYLLEKRSEGNWGNTYSSANVVETILPDLLDADGKERSTKLVISGDIQETVSEFPYEKTLENVHQITIEKEGTFPVYFSSYQYYWDENPERRADDFIVNTHFEGIENDRLEAGENVTLIAEVEVKKESDYVMINVPIPAGCSYASKRQSYYGVEVHREYFKNETAIFCKKMPKGKYTFKIELDPRYSGEYHLNPAKAELMYFPTFYGNNELRKVGVE, via the coding sequence ATGAAATCAATTTTTTTAATCATCAAAAGATTATTTTTTTTATTCTCTTTTTTTATTTTTTGTCAATCTACATGGGGGCAAAAACTTTTAGAGAGCAGACAAACAAGTGTACATACCTATGTTTTTCAGCTTTCCCAAGAGGAAGCGAAAACAATCTATAAAGAGGGAGTCTCTGAAATTGATGAAACCTATTTTCATACCCTAGTAGACTCCTTTGCCACCGATGGATATTATGCTAAAAACCTACCTGAAGGTCATTATCTCTATGCTTTTGCGAAAGGTGGAGAGTTGGAATCGAGTGTAGTCACTGTAGAAAATCTTGATGTATTTATAGTACAAAACAGCACGGATCTTATTGTTCAGTTATTTGATATTAACGGTGCATTGGTTACAGATGCAGAAGTGAAAGTGAAAAATAAAACACTTCGTTTTGATAAAAAACTAAAAGCATTTGTAGATAAAAAATCAGATAAAAAGGGATTATTAGAAGTGACCTATAAAGGATTTACTACTTATCGAAATCTAGAGAAAGATATCAAGTACTCTAGGTTTAGAAGAGGTATTAATAATGTTCTGTTCCGTTCACCTTTAAAGTATGTTACAATACCTGTCAATTTTATCATACATATTCCCGTTGATGGGGTGAAATCGATTTTCAGACGTGGAACATATGGTACCATAAGTAGAATAAAATACTTTTCGATACGAACCTTCGAGAGGGTCGCCTGCATATTCGATGACTATTACTGTAATGGAGGAAGTTATTACAGTAAAAAATATCACGGTTATTTTACATTAAGTCAACCAAAGTACAAGCCAGGAGATACTTTAAAACTCAAGGCCTTTATTACGAATAAAAAAGGAAAACCAATTAAAGGAAATGTACATCTTTTTATTAGGGATGGATATGGTTATCGTTCATCGAATAAAAAGCCCGTAAAAATGATTGTCCCATATGTTAAAGGCGGGTATAGCTTTGAATTTCCTCTCGATTCTTTAAACCTCACTTTAGATAAACGATATACGCTATCGCTTGAAACGGAATATGAAGATGAGTTTCTGTCGACATATTTCTATTTTGAGGACTATGAGTTAGGGAAAAATAAGCTGCATGTTCGAACAGATTCAGAAAAACAATACAAAGGAGAAGATCTGAAAATGTACATCAAAGGGACTGATGAGAACGATTTACAGTTGATGGATGCGAGAGTGGAAATTGATGTCATTAGTCGTAATGTGTTGAATTATTTTGATGACTCTGTCTTTATCAAAAATAAAATTACATCCATAAAAAAAGATCTGAAGCCTCAAGGAGAAACAGAGGTTATCATTCCAGATAGTTTATTTGAGAATGTGAATATGAAGTATACGGTCAAAGTGAAAATGTTTACTTCTGATAATGAAAACATTATTGAGAAAAGAGACTTTCATTACTTCTCAAAAGAAAAGTATTTTGATATATCACTTCAGGCAGATTCTATTCACTTCGACTATTTTGAGAACGGGAAATCAAAAGCAGAGAAAGTAGAAATAACGGCTTACGATAACTTCGGAAATCAGACCTCTATTTTTGAAGGAGAATTGCCGTTTGCTACTGCAGTGTCTTCTTACTATTCAGATTATAAGATGAAAAATGATAGTCTTTCTAGTTATTTACGATTGCACCAAGAGTCTCCAATGTTGTCTTGTTATACGCATCGAACATCAGATTCCGTTTTTATACAAATCGATAACCCTAGAAAATTACCCTTCGATTATCATATTTATAAGAAGAATAATAAAAAGGCAGAGGGATATTCAGATAGTCTAAACTATGCGAAAAAGGCTGCTCATCTCCAGAACTACTACATCATGCTGAATTATTTGTGGGGAGGAGAAATGAAAACTGAAAACTATCTTATCCCTATTGCTGAGAAAAAACTAAATGTAGAAGTAAAGGAACCATCATTAATTTACCCTGGTCAGAAAGCAGAAATAGAAGTGTTGGTGACAGATTATAAAGGGAAACCTGTAAAGAATGTGGATGTGACGGCTTATTCTTTAACGAATAAGTTCGATGCACAAGCTCCTGAGTTAAATGATTTATCAAAAAGGAAAAAGGATAAAAAATTGATCAATAATTTTTCTGTGAATGATATAGAAACTAATAATTGCTCATTAACAATGGATTACCCTACTTGGAATGCTTTGGCTGGTTTAGATTCTATCGAATACTATCAATTTCTTTATCCATCCGACAGTATGTATTATACTTCCTATCCAGTAGAAGATAGTGTGACTCAGTTTGCACCTTTCATTACAAATAATGGAAAAGTAGAACCTATCAAAGTGGTGTATGTAGATGGTAAACCTGCTTATTTTTCTTTCACGAGTGTTGCAAAACCCTATTCTATTTTAGTGAGTAGTGGAAAACACAATCTTAGAATCAGAACAGAAAGACAAGAAATACACATTGATTCGGTTTATTTCGAAAAAGGGAAGAAAACGATTATCAGTGCGGCAAATGAACATGGAAATGAGCGTATTCAAGTGAGGGAAAAGTTAACCTTTCCAACGTCTTCAGAAGAGAATAATTTAAAGAGATATCTATTCTCTTTTAGAAATACCTTTAATGGTAAATATGCTTTTCTTGAGAATTATGATGAGCTACATTTATTGGGAACATCTTTGGCAAAATCTAAAAATAAAAGATTTACCACAGGTCCTGTATTAGGTGACTATAAGTTTAATCTCATCAATGAATATGAAACTCATTTTAATCAAGATTATCAATTTGAATTTGAGTTTGGTAATCAGCTTCTCAAAATGAGAGAAGTTAAACGATATGAATTTGGCTTAGATAATTGGGATTTTCAATTAGATGATGAGGTATACACCTTGGAGAAAATCAATAAAATGTGGGAACAAGAGGTAGCACTTTCGAAAATAAAAATCCCAACATATCGCAATCCTAGTAGTACTGAAGAAGGTAAAGGTACACTCAATTTTAAACTGGAAACTTACGGGGAGAGGAAGAATGATTTACTATTGAATGTAGTCATGATGAAAAATGATGACATCAATTTTATAAGGGTGTATCAGGGAGGTAAAAAAGAGTATTCGATACGTAACCTTGAAGAAGGAGGCTATAAATTGATTTTATTTTTTAATGGAGAAAAATACCATATCGAAGACGAAGTTTGGGTTAAAAAAGATGGTATTAATTATTACTCTTTTGATTTTCCTAGAGAATTTAAGAAAGACAATTTCAGTAAAGAGGTAAGTAAAATAATTGAAAAAATTATCTTTGAACCTTCACAGAATTACTATAAAAAACAAGAAAGACTCGAAAGCATCACTAAGAGTTACCAACGAGAATATGGCTATACAGGAGAAGGGAAAGTAGTCTCTGGCTATGTTTTAGAAAAAGATACCAACGAGCCTTTACCAGGGGTAAACGTTTTGATAGAAGGAACAACTTATGGTACTGCAACAGATTTTGATGGTTATTACGAGCTTAGAACGCCATACTCTGGTATCTTAGAATTTAATTACATCGGTTATGAGTTTGTTGAAATAGACCTTATGGATAGAAGCACAATAGATGTTCTTTTAGAACCTTCTTTAGAACAACTAGACGAAATTGTTGTAATTGGTTATGGTACTCAGAAAAAGTATGAAATTACTGGATCTGTAAGTTCAGTGACTTCAAGGTCTTTGTATGGTCAAGTAGCTGGAGTTAGCGTGAATGCTACTCCTGGCAGTAGTCCAAATATAACTATTCGAGGTGTTTCTTCTACAGCTAAATCAGGAGAACCATTGGTCATCATTAATGGAAAAGTATTTACCGGGGACTTCGCAAGTATAAATAAAAATAATATTACTTCTATTGAAATCCTTAGTGCTGAAAAAGCGGGAGGAATATACGGTACTCGAGCAGTACATGGAGTGATGATTATTAGTATGTCCGATGAAGAAGTCGCAAAAATGGGCTTAAAGCTAGAGGATAAGAAAGTCGAAGATCAGTTAATTGTACAAAGTGATGCGACAAATTCCCTAAGAGATAACTTTAGTGATAATGCTTTCTGGCAACCTCAATTAACCACCGATAAAGATGGAAAAGTGAAGTTCGAAGTAGTTTTCCCTGATGATATCACGAAATGGGATACCCACTACTTGGCCATGAATAATAAAAAGCAAACCGGTCAAGTATCAAGTGCTATTAAATCGTATAAACCGTTGATGACTCAATTGAACTTACCAAGATTCTTGGTGGCAGGGGATACGGCAATGGTTTTGGGTAAAACTTTAAATTACTCACCGTCTACAGTCAATGTATCTGTTGATTTCTCTGTAGATGATCAAAATATCATTCAAAAAGAAATGGAGATTGAAGACATTCATATCGATACGGTATCAGTGACTTCTAAAGCTGATTCTCTTCATTTAAAATATACAATCAATACTTCATCAGGTTATTTTGATGGAGAAAAGCGCAGTATTCCTGTTTTCCCAATAGGTCTGGAAAAAGCTAAGGGTACTTTCTCTGTTTTGGATGGAGACACCACTATTCAATTATCATTTGATGATAATGAGAGTAAAGTCCAATTGTATGCGACATCAGATTACTTAAATATAGTGGAAGATGAAGTCCGTTCTTTAATTTCTTATCGATACTTATGTAATGAACAATTGGCTTCAAAACTCAAAGCACATTTAGCGCAGATGAAGATCGCTAAGTTTAAAGGGAAGAAGTATAAAAAAGAGGGTGATATTAAAAGGATCATCAAAAAGATAGTAGAAAGAGCAGATAAGAAATATAGATGGGGATGGTGGCCTAATTCAGCAAGTAGTCAATGGATTACTCAACATGTACTTGAGGCATTACAGGAGGCTGAACGTTTAGGTTTTAAGGTCGAAATAGATAAAGAGGTCATCACTGATGATTTAGTCTATCGATTGGCAGTATCTAAATCGAAACATCAAAGAATTACACTTATTGAAACTTTATCGTTGTTAAATGCAAAAGTCGATTATCAAAAATGGATTGATGAAATTTATGAGATGGGTAAACTAGATCTTTATCAGAAATTACAATTGATGAAGGTACAGGCTCAAAGTAGCTTATCGTATTCAATGGATACGGTGGCTGCATTTAAGCAAGTGACTATTTTTGGAAATTACTTTTACTCGGATACCACAAAGCAATACCATTATACGTGGAGAAACCCAATTGTAAATAATGATGTGCAGAATACTTTGTTGGTGTATCAAATATTAAAATTAGACTCGGTAAATGACCATTCTTCTGAATTGAAAAAGATGAGAAATTATCTTTTAGAAAAACGATCGGAAGGAAATTGGGGCAATACGTACTCATCAGCGAATGTGGTAGAAACGATCTTACCTGATTTGTTGGATGCCGATGGAAAAGAACGATCAACCAAACTAGTAATCTCTGGAGATATTCAGGAAACAGTATCGGAATTCCCTTACGAAAAGACGCTAGAAAATGTACATCAAATAACTATTGAAAAAGAAGGGACTTTCCCTGTGTATTTTAGTTCCTATCAATATTATTGGGATGAAAACCCTGAGAGAAGAGCCGATGATTTTATCGTCAATACTCATTTTGAAGGCATCGAAAACGATAGGTTAGAAGCAGGGGAAAATGTTACGCTAATTGCAGAAGTAGAGGTGAAAAAGGAATCGGATTATGTGATGATCAATGTGCCGATACCTGCGGGTTGTTCTTATGCTTCCAAAAGACAGTCGTATTATGGGGTGGAAGTGCATAGAGAGTATTTTAAGAATGAAACGGCGATCTTCTGTAAGAAAATGCCGAAAGGGAAGTATACTTTTAAGATCGAATTGGACCCAAGATATTCGGGGGAATATCACTTAAATCCGGCCAAGGCGGAGTTGATGTATTTCCCTACATTTTACGGAAATAATGAGTTGAGAAAGGTGGGGGTGGAGTAG